The genomic window TTTCATATATGAAGTTAGAGACCTATTTATCTAATATCTCATAATAGGCAGTAAGAAATACTTTATTCCCTGTGCCATCAAATTTCCTAAGATTTAATCGTTCTAGAGCAAGCTCTATTGCGTTTACAACCCACACACTCTCATTAAGTGCGATAAGCCCCATTTGATTAAAGCGCACAATGCTTGTTTTGAGCTTATCTTGCCCACCTGCAGCGTTTATACCAAATTCATTTTTGAGAATCTTACGCAATGGTGCGGCATTAGCCTCATCGTAAATAGTATTCATCGCAAGGGCAGGATTTTTAGGATAAATCCTAAGCCCTAAAGATTCTAAAGCTTTGTGTGTGGCAAGGCTTCGTGCTTTGGTTTTTTCATAAATGCCTTTAAAATCTCCATTTACAAGTTCAAAATACTTTGCTAGTCCTGTGATAATTGTCGTAGGCGCAGTCCAAGCAGTCGTATTTTGTGCTTGATTTTTAAGCTCTGTTTTGAGATTAAAATAAAAACCTATATCCCGCTCGTTTGCAAGTTCTATCGCATAATGAGAAAGTCCTATAATGCTTAAGCCTGGCGGGAGCATAAAAGCTTTTTGTGAGCCACCAATGAGTGCATCAATATATGTCGTATCAATTTCTTCAACACCCATAGCAGTAATGGCATCAACAACAACTACAATACGCGGATTATGCGCTTTAATTGCTTGAGCAATTTCTTCTACAGGGTGGCGCAATCCTCCTGCAGATTCGCACATTTGAATGCAAAAGCAGTCTATATCTTTTTCATTTTTAAGTATCTCAAGCACACTTTCTACACTCGCAGGAGTATTCCATTCATTTACAATTTCTTTATAGGGAATCTTGTGTGCTTTAGCAATTTTGCCAAATCGTTCACCAAATTTGCCGCTATTGATACTTAGCACTTTATTTTGAGTAAAAGTGCATACACACGCTTCCATCGCACCACTTCCACTACTTGCAAGCATAAGCACTTCGGGCATTTTTAGCATTTTTAAAAGCCCCTCTCTTGCTTTTGCAAAAATTGCTTCAAACTCTGGTGTGCGATGATGCAAAGTAGGCTCACTCATTGCATTGCGTATGGATTCTGGCACAGGTGTAGGTCCGGGCGTAAAAAGTAGCATACTCACTCCTTAAATGAATAAAAAGAAATAAAAGCACATTATACTTTAAAATCTCTTTACTTTAACTATTTGACATCACTTAATCGGAGAGGCTGTGCAGCTTTGAGTGCGACTTTGGCACTCTTGCCTAGAATCTTATGCAAATATCGTGGGTGTTCTCCGCCGCTAGGACGCACGACAGAGAGATTTTTGTGCGTGAATTTTTCACCCTTTTTAATATCTGCACTTACCCAAATGCTTCGTGCAAATTGCCGCCTTTTTTTGCGTATATCTGCGGAAATTTTAGGTTTTTTGCAACCTAATGCCAAAGCGGTATCACGCACTTGCTCTACCATAGTTTTAAATTCATCTTTATTCATACTAAAGGCGCTATCTACACCACCAAGCGAGGAGTCAAGAATAAAATGCTTCTCAATCATACTTGCTCCTAAGCTTGTGGCGATACTTGGACAAAGTGCACCAAGTGTATGGTCAGATAATCCATATTTAATATTGTATTTTTTATAGGTTTTAGCAAGTTGAGGCATAGCAAGGAGATTTGCAGATTCTAGCGGGGCAGGATATTCGCTTATGCAATGAAGTAATGTAATGTCCTTACAGCCATATTTATGGCAAATTTCTAGTGCAGTTTTGAGCTCCTTACGCGTAGCTACGCCTGTGGAAATAATGATTGGCTTTTTTGTTTTGGCAATGGCTTCTATAAGCTCATAGTGCATTGCTTCAAAACTTGCTACTTTATAAATCGGGCATTGTAGAGATTCTAAAAATGCAACACCTTTAGGTGAAAAAGGCGAGCTAAAAATAAGCAAACCTAACTTTTTTGCAAGAGAAAAAAGTTCTTTATGCCATTCCCAAGGAGTTTGGGCTTCTTTATAAAGTTCATAGAGATTGCGTTTATCCCAAAGTGTGCCACCACTAATGCAAAAATGTGGTTCATTTGATTGAAGTGTGAGGCACTCTGGCGTATAAGTTTGTAGTTTCACGCCATCAGCGCCACAAGCGGCAATCGCACGAATAGAATCTTTAGCAATTTCTAGGCTTTGGTTGTGATTTGCACTCAATTCAGCGATAATAAGAGGAGAGTTTGTCATTTGAGCTCCTTATACATTAAAATCACATCATAATATCGTCTTTGTTCATCATCTTTGCGGCACACAAAGTCGTGTAATACGCCCTCGCGCATATAACCACATTTTTCATAGAATTTTATGGCGCGTTCGTTATGGATAAGCACCTCAAGGTGTAGGGTGTGTAGGGTTAGATTACGCATAGCATAAGATTCTAAAAAGGATAGAATCTGTGCTCCCTTGCTATTTTTGTCGCATAGCGGATTTGTATAGATACCGATAAAGGCGTGTTTATGCGCGGGATTTATGCGCGTGAGTGAGCCTACACCAATGTATTCATCATTGGATTTAAAAAGCCAATACTGTTTTGAAGTATCATTAGTGAGATGAGCTAAAAATGCCTTGTGTGAAGCGGGAGTGATATACGAAGAATACATCCATTGTGCTACTTGCTTGTGATTACGCATAGAGAGGACAATTTCGCTTTCTTCTTGTGTCAAATGCGTAAAGGGTAGGGCGATAAGAGAATTTCTAGAATCCACGCTTTTATCTCGCGCATTTATGTTATGTGATATGAGATTGTGAATCTGCGTAAAAAGTGCAGATAATGAATCTAAAAGCTTCTCACTTGGGTGTAAGTCTTGAAGCGTGGTTTTAATAGATTCTAGGCTTTTTG from Helicobacter typhlonius includes these protein-coding regions:
- a CDS encoding pyridoxal-phosphate-dependent aminotransferase family protein, encoding MLLFTPGPTPVPESIRNAMSEPTLHHRTPEFEAIFAKAREGLLKMLKMPEVLMLASSGSGAMEACVCTFTQNKVLSINSGKFGERFGKIAKAHKIPYKEIVNEWNTPASVESVLEILKNEKDIDCFCIQMCESAGGLRHPVEEIAQAIKAHNPRIVVVVDAITAMGVEEIDTTYIDALIGGSQKAFMLPPGLSIIGLSHYAIELANERDIGFYFNLKTELKNQAQNTTAWTAPTTIITGLAKYFELVNGDFKGIYEKTKARSLATHKALESLGLRIYPKNPALAMNTIYDEANAAPLRKILKNEFGINAAGGQDKLKTSIVRFNQMGLIALNESVWVVNAIELALERLNLRKFDGTGNKVFLTAYYEILDK
- the pseI gene encoding pseudaminic acid synthase, with the translated sequence MTNSPLIIAELSANHNQSLEIAKDSIRAIAACGADGVKLQTYTPECLTLQSNEPHFCISGGTLWDKRNLYELYKEAQTPWEWHKELFSLAKKLGLLIFSSPFSPKGVAFLESLQCPIYKVASFEAMHYELIEAIAKTKKPIIISTGVATRKELKTALEICHKYGCKDITLLHCISEYPAPLESANLLAMPQLAKTYKKYNIKYGLSDHTLGALCPSIATSLGASMIEKHFILDSSLGGVDSAFSMNKDEFKTMVEQVRDTALALGCKKPKISADIRKKRRQFARSIWVSADIKKGEKFTHKNLSVVRPSGGEHPRYLHKILGKSAKVALKAAQPLRLSDVK